The genomic segment CTTGCTGGCGCAGCACCCGGCTTGGGCGGACGAGGTGCGACGCCCGATGTTCCTGCTGGTCGCGGCGACCGCGCCATCAGACGCTTAAGATTAAAGCGTAAGGTCATAGCGCTAGTTAACGCTATTTATGATAAAGGGTCGGGCGGCTGGCGCCTGCTTGACTAACCGGCCGGTCCCCGATGCGGACAGCGATGCCCTGCGAGTTGGCTTCGGCGCCATTTTCCGCGACTTCTTTCTCGCCAGGACTCAGCGCTTCCTTCACCGAGTGCGCGATCGTGTGCAGCACGTCGCCTACCTCGTGCGTCGTCTCGAGGAGCGGATCGACGGTATTGATGCGTCCCTTAACGTCCTTAACGGTACGGTTAACGGTATGAATTAATGCCGTCGCCTCGTGCGTGGCCTGGAGGGCGGATTTCTTCACGTCGACCAGCGTGCGGTTGGCTTCGTCAAGGGTCGCCATCGTCTTCTTCATCGTCTTGACGGCGTAGAGGACGAAGACGGACAGAGAGACGGAAGCCAGCGCCGCGCTTTTGCCTCGCATTTGTCACACCTCCCGGGATTCGTGGGGAATGACGAATTCCTTCACGGGTGTCTGCACGTCGCCATCCTTGGCGCTAATGTAGACGCGCATCTCGTCGGCAGGCTCGGGCGCGGCATCCGGCAGCGGAGGCTGCTCCAACGAGACGGCGGTAGAGCGCGGCTCTATGGCGCCGAAAGCCTGGAAAATGCTCTCCACATGCGACCGGTTCTCGGCCCCGGTCTTCACGATGACGAGCAGATGATCCTGCTCGACCAATGTCTTGTAAATCTCGGCCTCGCGGTCCGGAATGCCGAGTCCGACGAGTCCGCCGATGAGCGTGCCCGTGCTTCCACCGACGGCTGCGCCGGCGATGACGGTCGCGATCGGTCCGGCCGCGAGCAGCGGGCCGAGACCCGGAATGAACAGCAGACCGGCCGTAGCGAGGAGTCCTGCGGTTCCACCGAGAAAGGCGCCCGCTACGCCGCCCGTAACCATGCCTTCCGCGCTGTTCGTGCCGGTGACCGTATCCACGTGATGGACAGCTTCGCGTTTATGGCTGACGACGGAGATATCATCCTTGTTCCAGCCTGCCGCTTTCAACGCTTCGATCGCGCCAATGACGTCTTGTTCATTTCTAAACGTTCCAACGACTGGTGTAAGCATCGCAATCGCCTCCGTGCTGATTTTTTTTCGCTGGGCGCGCCAGCTGAATACTGATTCTTCACCACGTTGGAATTGGAAATAACAGGGTGGACAAGCAGTGGGCGAACTTTATTTTCGGAGGC from the Cohnella hashimotonis genome contains:
- a CDS encoding DUF948 domain-containing protein — translated: MRGKSAALASVSLSVFVLYAVKTMKKTMATLDEANRTLVDVKKSALQATHEATALIHTVNRTVKDVKGRINTVDPLLETTHEVGDVLHTIAHSVKEALSPGEKEVAENGAEANSQGIAVRIGDRPVSQAGASRPTLYHK
- a CDS encoding general stress protein; this translates as MLTPVVGTFRNEQDVIGAIEALKAAGWNKDDISVVSHKREAVHHVDTVTGTNSAEGMVTGGVAGAFLGGTAGLLATAGLLFIPGLGPLLAAGPIATVIAGAAVGGSTGTLIGGLVGLGIPDREAEIYKTLVEQDHLLVIVKTGAENRSHVESIFQAFGAIEPRSTAVSLEQPPLPDAAPEPADEMRVYISAKDGDVQTPVKEFVIPHESREV